From the genome of Alicyclobacillus sp. SO9:
CCAGTCTCGAAGATAGCGGAAATCAATTCCGACCGTACGCGTTGAAACCTTTGCAATGACAGGAGGTTGACGCTTATATTGGTTCCGTCTGATGCGCGTGGTCAAGAGTTCCACAAGAGCAGCGTCGTAGCCTTCATCGACAAGCTTCCTGGCATCTTTTCTTAGGTCCACCAATTGAACGAGAATTTCGTCTGCTTCATCGTACCCAAACCCAAGCTCTCCTTCGTCGGTCTGACTCTCCCACAAATCAGCAGAAGGAGCCTTCTTTAAAATGCTGTCTGGAACACCCACGAACTCAGAAATCTGGCGAACCTGATGCTTGTATAAGTCTCCAATCGGATTTAAGGCGCTGGCCATATCTCCGAACTGTGTTCCGTAACCAAGAAGCAATTCCGTTTTGTTGCTTGTCCCAAGCACAAGCGCCCCGTAATAGGCGGATAAATCAAACAATGTGCTCATGCGCTCACGCGCCATGCGGTTCCCTCTGCGCAGCGGAACCGCTTCTTCCCCCAGAAGCCTGTCCAGTGTCTCAAAGTATGCGTCAACGGGCGTCGTGATGGGGACCACCAGATGATGGACAGCGAGATCGTCGACGACCGCTTGTGCATCCGCCAGACTTGACGGCGAACTGGTTTTGTACGGCAGCAGCACAGCGTGGACATTGTCCTTGCCCAGAGCTCTCACCGCCAAATACGCAACTAAAGCCGAATCAATCCCACCCGACAGGCCAAGAATCACTTTTCGAAAACCTGCCTTCTCCACTTCATCTCTGATAAACGCGGTTAGAACCCTCGTTGTGAGTTCGGGATTGACCTTCAGCTGTTTCGCGAATTCCTGTTTCATCTCCAAAACTCACCCTTCTCTATCGTTTGCAGCCGTCGAAGCTCCTTTTGAACCAAGTCCGGCCGCTCGTCTCGCAACAAAGGCACCGTATACCTTG
Proteins encoded in this window:
- a CDS encoding NAD+ synthase, encoding MKQEFAKQLKVNPELTTRVLTAFIRDEVEKAGFRKVILGLSGGIDSALVAYLAVRALGKDNVHAVLLPYKTSSPSSLADAQAVVDDLAVHHLVVPITTPVDAYFETLDRLLGEEAVPLRRGNRMARERMSTLFDLSAYYGALVLGTSNKTELLLGYGTQFGDMASALNPIGDLYKHQVRQISEFVGVPDSILKKAPSADLWESQTDEGELGFGYDEADEILVQLVDLRKDARKLVDEGYDAALVELLTTRIRRNQYKRQPPVIAKVSTRTVGIDFRYLRDWGL